The following proteins are encoded in a genomic region of Periophthalmus magnuspinnatus isolate fPerMag1 chromosome 10, fPerMag1.2.pri, whole genome shotgun sequence:
- the tmem35 gene encoding novel acetylcholine receptor chaperone encodes MASPRTITIVALSFALGLFFVFMGTIKLTPRLSKDAYSEMKRAYKSYAKALPGLKKIGVSSVLLRKIIGSLEVGCGVVLTLVPGKPKDVANFLLLLVMLAVLFFHQLVGDPLKRYAHALVFGILLTCRLLIARQSEDRPEREDSREEQYLNDQERNKVKQS; translated from the exons ATGGCTTCACCGAGGACAATAACCATTGTGGCTCTTTCTTTTGCGTTGGGTCTATTCTTCGTTTTTATGGGAACGATTAAACTAACACCGAGGCTAAGCAAAGACGCATATAGCGAAATG aaAAGAGCCTACAAGAGCTATGCCAAAGCACTTCCAGGTCTGAAGAAAATAGGTGTTAGCTCTGTCCTGCTTCGCAAGATCATAGGCTCTTTGGAGGTTGGTTGTGGGGTGGTGCTTACTTTGGTACCTGGGAAGCCAAAGGATGTAGCAAACTTCTTACTCCTGCTGGTTATGCTGGCGGTCCTCTTCTTTCATCAGCTTGTTGGAGACCCCCTAAAAAGATATGCCCACGCTTTAGTTTTTGGTATTCTCCTCACATGCCGACTTCTTATTGCCCGCCAAAGTGAGGACCGGCCGGAGAGAGAGGACAGCCGAGAAGAACAGTACCTCAACGACCAAGAAAGAAACAAAGTCAAGCAATCATAA
- the arl13a gene encoding ADP-ribosylation factor-like protein 13A, with translation MAVDLLLHQFRKKWWPQCSPQVNMFNLITNCCTWVSKIQEPIRKLTILVVGLDKAGKTSSIRGMLREAHGGDAGPTHGCVRHELRVENYLVTLLDTGGSADCRSRWKDLYSEAHGVMFVVDSSDRQRMKEVKEVLEELLQHPRVAGKPLLVLANKQDKMNALLGSELIEILSLEKLVNQSRSLCHIEPCSALMDLRRWSDRKTLRGLRWLLRAVCLDYPDLCARVIHDSRKPLESQEKEKTEKTEKVRKKSKADKLKSSKSSLRQVHRPKEREKKAKSEGKLQPIRNMLQKETSLKKKLTKKKKKKKPPKPPEDVKDKQTVNKQDTEDCDEETVEDREQANTVLLPPKKSKPKDKPKRKEDTQDVSEVPTHEDNKTHKVKAENKKKKKVSKVKRKNKINTEDLAQTYSQPVDLSSTFDLYRKAILALKERQEQGQG, from the exons ATGGCTGTAGATTTGCTTCT ACACCAGTTTCGGAAAAAATGGTGGCCTCAATGCTCACCTCAAGTGAATATGTTCAACCTAatcaccaactgctgcacctggGTCTCCAAAATACAGGAACCAATCAG GAAATTGACTATTCTCGTGGTGGGTCTTGACAAAGCAGGAAAAACATCTTCTATCAGGGGGATGTTAAgag AGGCCCATGGAGGAGATGCGGGGCCCACACATGGCTGTGTACGACATGAGCTGAGAGTGGAGAACTACCTGGTAACTCTACTGGACACGGGAGGGTCTGCAGACTGCAGGAGCCGCTGGAAAGACCTCTACAGTGAAGCTCATGGCGTCATGTTTGTGGTGGACTCGtctgacagacagaggatgAAGGAGGTCAAAGAGGTTTTAGAAGAACTGCTACAGCACCCCAGAGTGGCTGGAAAACCGTTACTGGT gTTGGCTAATAAGCAGGACAAAATGAATGCGTTGCTTGGAAGTGAATTAATTGAGATTTTGTCTCTGGAGAAGTTGGTTAACCAAAGCCGCTCTTTGTGCCATATT GAACCTTGTTCAGCCTTAATGGACCTGCGGCGCTGGTCAGATCGGAAGACTCTGAGAGGCCTTCGGTGGCTGCTGCGGGCAGTTTGTCTGGACTATCCAGATCTTTGTGCCCGAGTGATTCATGACAGCAGGAAGCCACTGGAGTCACAAGAAAAGGAGAAAACCGAGAAGACTGAGAAAGTCCGTAAAAAATCCAAAGCAGACAA attGAAGTCCAGCAAGTCCAGTCTTCGCCAGGTCCATCGTccaaaagaaagagagaaaaaagcaaAGAGTGAAGGAAAACTCCAACCGATTCGAAACATGTTGCAAAAG GAAACTTCCTTAAAAAAGAAATTAaccaagaagaaaaagaaaaagaaaccacCAAAGCCCCCAGAAGATGTGAAAGACAAGCAGACAGTGAacaaacaggacacagaggattGTGATGAAGAGACAGTTGAGGACAGAGAGCAAGCCAACACTGTTCTCCTCCCACCGAAGAAGAGCAAACCAAAGGACAAACCAAAGAGAAAAGAAGACACACAGGATGTGTCAGAGGTACCAACCCATGAAGATAACAAGACACACAAAG TCAAagcagaaaataagaaaaagaagaaagtcTCTAAAGTGAAAAGGAAAAACAAGATTAACACAGAAGATCTGGCTCAAACATATTCACAGCCTGTGGACCTATCCTCAACATTtg ATCTCTACCGAAAAGCCATATTGGCTCTCAAGGAACGTCAAGAACAGGGGCAaggataa
- the xkrx gene encoding XK-related protein 2 — protein MELREQERDISNIDPQECVHPEDDNGLMLVVRPSRVRPPFSVVLSTVLYCAEFITAAVLCSMYHKSEDGIWMGFTLAFMLVPAVLIQLALTFIHRDLGRDRPLVLFLHLLLLGPVIRCLEALVMYFRAGKEEEPYVTISRRISLKKGQGTPMEWEIGQSERNLAAHRNAFKRAAVIQAFLGSTPQLTLQLYATIQEKYILHLRLALMIITLISITYGALVCNILAIQIRYDDYKVRLRPAAYICLIVWRGLEIATRVTALVLFSTALTHWVILVGMLNLLFFFFLPWAEFWARKGSLAENIEKNFSKLGTTVVLCMFTLLYACINIFCWSAVQLDLTHRELIERQQRWARLALYYSLRFLENFLLITLWYFFKSDFYEYVCAPLLVVQLLVCYSLAILFMLLFYQFFHPCRRLFKYNVHDCLHCVCFRKRVTSPGSRRAKPSYSNAATMVLVAEDPVDTHNSQPLDPTSLLGEQETAILDDSLDAV, from the exons ATGGAGCTGCGTGAACAAGAGCGGGACATCTCCAACATTGACCCCCAGGAGTGTGTCCATCCAGAGGATGACAATGGACTGATGCTGGTGGTCCGCCCCAGCCGTGTCCGGCCGCCCTTCAGCGTGGTCCTCAGCACGGTGCTCTACTGTGCAGAGTTCATCACCGCCGCTGTCCTGTGCAGCATGTACCACAAGAGTGAGGACGGCATCTGGATGGGCTTCACCCTCGCCTTCATGCTAGTCCCCGCTGTGCTCATCCAACTGGCCCTCACCTTTATCCACAGAGACCTGGGCAGAGACAGGCCACTGGTGCTCTTCCTGCACCTACTGCTGCTGGGGCCTGTCATTAG ATGTCTGGAAGCGCTGGTCATGTATTTCAGAGCCGGCAAGGAGGAGGAGCCATATGTCACAATTTCCAGAAGGATTAGTTTGAAGAAGGGCCAAGGGACTCCCATGGAGTGGGAAATTGGCCAATCAGAACGCAACCTTGCTGCTCACAGAAACGCCTTTAAACGTGCTGCTGTTATTCAGGCATTTCTGGGCTCTACCCCTCAGCTGACCCTGCAGCTGTATGCCACCATCCAGGAGAAATACATCCTCCATCTTAGAT TGGCTCTGATGATCATTACTCTGATTTCAATCACATATGGAGCTCTCGTATGCAACATCCTGGCCATTCAGATACGATATGACGACTATAAAGTGCGGCTGCGTCCTGCTGCCTACATCTGCCTGATTGTGTGGAGAGGCTTGGAGATAGCCACTCGAGTCACTGCCCTTGTACTCTTTAGCACAGCTCTCACACACTGGGTTATACTTGTGGGAATGTTGAACttgctcttcttctttttcctgcCTTGGGCTGAGTTTTGGGCCAGAAAAGGATCTCTGGCTGAGAACATAGAGAAGAACTTTTCAAAGCTGGGCACCACTGTGGTGCTGTGTATGTTTACTCTACTATATGCCTGCATCAACATCTTCTGCTGGTCTGCGGTGCAACTGGACCTAACTCACCGAGAGCTCATTGAGAGGCAGCAGCGATGGGCCCGTTTGGCTCTCTACTACAGCTTGCGCTTTCTGGAGAACTTCCTCCTCATCACCCTCTGGTACTTCTTCAAGTCGGACTTCTATGAATATGTGTGCGCACCACTACTTGTGGTCCAGCTGTTGGTCTGCTACAGTTTGGCCATTCTCttcatgcttttgttttatcAGTTTTTTCACCCTTGCAGACGCCTTTTTAAGTACAAtgttcatgattgtctgcactGTGTCTGTTTCCGAAAAAGAGTGACTTCACCCGGGAGTCGACGAGCAAAGCCTTCGTACTCTAATGCTGCCACTATGGTCCTGGTGGCAGAGGACCCAGTGGACACCCACAACTCACAACCCCTGGACCCGACCAGCCTCCTGGGAGAGCAGGAGACAGCCATCCTCGATGATTCACTGGATGctgtttga
- the nox1 gene encoding NADPH oxidase 1, with protein MGNWIINHGLTAFILILWMGINIFLFVWYYFVYDLGDDYIYTRHLLGSALAWARAPAAVLNFNCMLILLPVCRNLLSLLRGSFVCCGRSMRQQLDKNLSFHKLVAYMIGLMTAVHIIAHLLNVEWLNNSRQNVYDDLSTVLSQLEDAEETTYLNPIRVVDLDPQQIPTYFVFTSIAGLTGVIITLSLILIITSSMEVIRRNYFEVFWYTHHLFIIFFAGLVIHGAGRIVRHQEETDPPHNFTYCKDHMYNWGEIPECPMPKFEGGFPKTWMWVIGPMFLYLCERILRFIRYTQPVTYRKIVMRPSKVLELQLVKNGFKMDVGQYVFINCPSISQLEWHPFTMTSAPEEDFFSVHIRSAGDWTNKLIEIMEQLPEGAQGPKLGVDGPFGTASEDVFDYEVAMLVGAGIGVTPFASILKSIWYKFKQSDPKLRTRKIYFYWLCRETYAFEWFADLLQVLETEMEERGMGDFLTYKLYLTGWDQNLADFFSVNFDKDTDAVTGLKQKTNIGRPIWDKEFELVRKVYPTSGVGVFLCGPEALAKVLGKNCIKHSDVDPRKTKFYFNKENF; from the exons ATGGGGAACTGGATCATCAACCATGGACTCACTGCATTCATACTG ATTTTGTGGATGGGCATCAACATCTTCCTCTTCGTTTGGTATTACTTCGTGTATGACTTGGGGGACGATTACATCTACACCAGACATCTGTTAGGG TCCGCTTTGGCTTGGGCTcgagctcctgctgctgtcctCAACTTTAACTGCATGCTCATCCTGCTCCCTGTGTGTAGGAACCTCTTGTCTCTGCTCCGTGGCTCTTTTGTG TGTTGCGGAAGGTCAATGCGACAACAGCTTGACAAGAATTTAAGTTTCCATAAGCTTGTGGCCTACATGATCGGGCTGATGACAG CGGTTCATATAATCGCCCATTTACTGAACGTGGAGTGGCTGAACAACAGTAGACAAAACGTTTACGATGACCTGAGCACGGTTCTGTCACAACTGGAAGACGCAGAGGAAACTACTTATCTCAATCCAATTCGGGTGGTTGACCTT gATCCACAACAGATTCCAACCTACTTTGTGTTCACCTCCATTGCCGGCCTCACTGGGGTCATTATCACTCTTTCCCTCATCCTCATCATCACGTCGTCTATGGAGGTCATCCGGCGGAACTATTTCGAAGTCTTCTGGTACACGCATCAcctcttcatcatcttcttcgCTGGGCTGGTTATCCATGGAGCTGG GCGTATTGTGCGACACCAAGAGGAAACAGACCCGCCTCATAATTTCACATACTGCAAAGATCATATGTACAACTGGGGAGAAATACCAGAGTGTCCTATGCCTAAGTTCGAAGGAGGGTTTCCAAAG ACTTGGATGTGGGTTATTGGGCccatgtttttgtatctttgtGAACGAATTCTACGTTTTATTCGTTACACTCAGCCTGTCACATATAGAAAG ATTGTGATGAGGCCATCCAAAGTTCTGGAGCTTCAGCTGGTGAAAAATGGGTTTAAAATGGACGTGGGTCAATACGTCTTCATCAACTGCCCGTCCATCTCGCAGCTCGAGTGGCATCCTTTCACCATGACCTCTGCCCCCGAGGAGGACTTCTTCAGTGTGCACATCCGCTCGGCTGGAGACTGGACCAACAAACTCATCGAAATCATGGAGCAGCTGCCAGAGGGAGCCCAGGGACCCAA GCTTGGTGTGGATGGCCCCTTCGGAACAGCCAGTGAGGATGTCTTTGACTATGAGGTCGCCATGCTGGTCGGTGCTGGTATTGGAGTGACTCCATTTGCCTCTATACTCAAATCGATCTGGTACAAGTTCAAACAGTCAGACCCAAAGCTGCGAACCAGAAAG ATCTATTTCTACTGGCTGTGTCGGGAAACCTACGCCTTTGAATGGTTTGCCGATCTCCTCCAGGTGCTAGAGACagaaatggaggagagagggatgggagaTTTCCTCACGTACAAGCTTTACCTAACTGGGTGGGACCAAAACCTG GCTGACTTCTTCAGTGTCAACTTTGATAAGGACACAGATGCAGTGACTGggctgaaacaaaaaacaaacatcggCAGGCCCATCTGGGACAAAGAGTTTGAACTAGTTCGCAAAGTGTATCCCAC GTCTGGGGTGGGAGTCTTCCTGTGTGGCCCAGAAGCCCTGGCCAAGGTTTTAGGGAAGAACTGCATCAAACACTCTGATGTAGATCCTCGAAAGACAAAGTTTTATTTCAACAAAGAAAACTTCTGA